A window of Halalkalibacillus sediminis contains these coding sequences:
- the rho gene encoding transcription termination factor Rho: MTIAELGTKTLKDLYALARELGVSYYAKLSKKELIFAILKAQAEKDGNLFVDGVLEIIQSEGFGFLRPINYAPSAEDIYISASQIRRFDLRNGDLVSGKARPPKENERYFGLLHVDAVNGDDPESAKERIHFPGLTALYPDRKMNLETKSKVLSTRIMDMMAPVGFGQRGLIVAPPKAGKTMILKEIANSVSENHPHAKLIILLIDERPEEVTDIERSVADDVDVVSSTFDEVPENHIKVSELVLERAMRLVEHKQDVIILMDSITRLARAYNLVIPPSGRTLSGGIDPASFHRPKRFFGAARNIEEGGSMTILATALVDTGSRMDDVIYEEFKGTGNMELHLDRKLADRRIFPAIDILHSGTRKEELLMPKEQLDKMWAIRKMMQDHHDFSERFRRRLRGSKNNDEFFKIMDDEMKGKKEK, encoded by the coding sequence ATGACGATTGCGGAGTTGGGAACAAAGACGCTGAAGGATTTATATGCTTTGGCGCGCGAATTAGGTGTTTCTTATTACGCAAAATTATCAAAAAAGGAATTAATATTTGCTATTTTAAAAGCGCAAGCTGAGAAAGACGGAAATCTTTTTGTGGATGGTGTGCTTGAGATCATCCAGTCTGAAGGGTTCGGTTTCTTACGTCCGATCAACTATGCGCCGAGTGCGGAGGATATTTATATTTCTGCGTCGCAGATCAGACGTTTCGATCTTCGTAACGGGGATCTTGTCTCTGGTAAAGCGCGACCGCCGAAAGAAAATGAGCGTTACTTCGGATTGCTTCACGTGGATGCGGTGAACGGTGACGATCCTGAGAGTGCGAAGGAGCGTATCCACTTTCCAGGTCTGACGGCTCTTTATCCTGATCGTAAGATGAATCTTGAAACTAAATCGAAAGTCCTTTCTACTAGAATTATGGACATGATGGCTCCGGTTGGTTTTGGACAACGTGGTCTGATCGTTGCTCCACCTAAAGCAGGTAAAACTATGATTTTAAAAGAAATCGCGAACAGCGTTTCTGAAAATCATCCACATGCAAAGCTAATCATCCTTCTGATCGACGAGCGTCCTGAGGAAGTGACGGACATCGAGCGTTCGGTCGCAGATGATGTGGATGTAGTCAGTTCGACTTTCGATGAAGTACCTGAAAACCACATCAAAGTGTCTGAGCTAGTTCTTGAGCGCGCGATGCGCCTAGTTGAACATAAGCAGGACGTCATTATTTTAATGGATAGTATTACGAGACTTGCTCGTGCATATAACTTGGTAATTCCACCGAGTGGTAGAACGTTATCTGGTGGTATCGATCCGGCATCTTTCCACCGTCCGAAGAGATTCTTTGGTGCTGCGCGTAATATCGAAGAAGGTGGTAGCATGACCATCCTTGCTACTGCACTTGTTGATACTGGCTCACGCATGGATGACGTCATCTATGAAGAGTTCAAAGGAACAGGTAACATGGAATTACACTTGGATCGTAAATTGGCTGATCGCCGTATTTTCCCAGCAATCGACATTTTACATTCTGGTACTCGAAAAGAAGAACTTCTCATGCCAAAAGAGCAGTTGGATAAAATGTGGGCGATCCGTAAAATGATGCAGGATCATCACGATTTCTCTGAGCGTTTCCGTCGTAGATTACGTGGATCGAAGAACAATGATGAGTTTTTCAAAATCATGGACGATGAGATGAAAGGGAAGAAAGAAAAATAA
- a CDS encoding type B 50S ribosomal protein L31, giving the protein MKQEIHPEYRKVVFLDTSSDFKFLSGSTLESEETIEWEDGNTYPLIRVEISSASHPFYTGKQKADKVGGRVDRFKKKYNMN; this is encoded by the coding sequence ATGAAGCAGGAAATTCATCCGGAATACCGTAAAGTTGTATTTTTAGATACAAGCTCTGATTTCAAATTCTTGAGTGGTTCTACTTTAGAATCAGAAGAAACAATCGAATGGGAAGACGGTAACACGTACCCATTGATTCGCGTTGAAATCAGCTCGGCTTCACACCCATTCTACACTGGTAAGCAAAAAGCTGACAAAGTCGGTGGCCGTGTAGATCGCTTCAAGAAGAAATATAACATGAACTAA
- a CDS encoding thymidine kinase, producing MYVMKQNGWLEVICGSMFSGKSEELIRRVRRATYGNQTIRVFKPAIDDRYDGESVVSHNGNSIIARPVDSSADIEDFIDETVDIVGIDEVQFFDEGVVEVAQNLADRGIRVITAGLDQDFRGEPFGVMPALMTLSENVTKLNAICPICGAPASRTQRLIDGKPASYDDPVILVGASESYEPRCRHHHEVPNHPRTSQNKTAEGYSK from the coding sequence ATGTATGTGATGAAGCAAAATGGATGGCTCGAGGTCATCTGCGGCAGTATGTTTTCAGGAAAATCCGAAGAGTTGATCCGACGTGTACGCCGTGCTACATATGGGAATCAAACGATTCGAGTATTCAAGCCTGCTATCGATGACAGGTACGACGGGGAGTCAGTTGTTTCGCATAATGGGAATTCAATTATTGCTAGACCGGTTGATTCTTCAGCGGATATTGAAGACTTTATTGATGAAACGGTAGACATAGTAGGGATCGATGAAGTCCAATTCTTCGATGAAGGTGTCGTTGAAGTGGCTCAAAACCTTGCTGACCGTGGCATCCGTGTAATTACTGCTGGGCTGGACCAAGACTTCCGCGGGGAGCCATTTGGTGTAATGCCAGCTTTGATGACTTTAAGTGAAAACGTGACAAAGTTGAATGCGATCTGCCCGATTTGCGGAGCACCTGCGAGCAGAACGCAGCGTCTGATTGACGGGAAACCTGCGAGTTATGATGATCCGGTTATTCTTGTAGGAGCGTCGGAATCTTATGAGCCGCGTTGCCGTCACCATCATGAGGTACCCAACCACCCGAGAACGTCCCAGAATAAAACGGCTGAGGGTTATTCAAAATAA
- the prfA gene encoding peptide chain release factor 1 — translation MLEKLQGLEDRYNKLTELLMDPEVIGDSNKLREYSKEQSDLQPIVEKYREYKDVTQQIEDAKTMLNEESDDDVKEMAQEELKELEPQVEPLEKELKLLLIPKDPNDDKNVIMEIRGAAGGEEAALFAANLYRLYSRFAEMKGWKTEVIELHEADMGGYKEIIFMINGRGAFSNLKYENGAHRVQRVPETESGGRIHTSTATVAVLPEAEEVEVDIHEKDIRVDTFASSGPGGQSVNTTMSAVRLTHEPTGTVVSCQDEKSQIKNKEKAMKVLRARIYENVRREEQAKYDETRKSAVGTGDRSERIRTYNYPQNRVTDHRIGLTINKLDQIMEGKLEEFIDALFLEEQTKRLEEISE, via the coding sequence ATGTTAGAAAAGTTGCAGGGGCTGGAGGATCGTTACAACAAGCTGACTGAGCTGTTGATGGATCCAGAGGTCATTGGTGATTCGAATAAATTGCGCGAGTACTCAAAGGAGCAGTCGGACTTACAGCCGATCGTGGAGAAGTACCGCGAGTATAAAGATGTTACGCAGCAAATTGAAGATGCGAAGACGATGTTGAATGAGGAATCTGACGACGACGTTAAAGAGATGGCTCAGGAGGAACTGAAGGAACTTGAACCACAAGTGGAACCGCTTGAGAAGGAGTTGAAGCTTCTTCTGATTCCGAAAGATCCTAACGATGATAAAAACGTCATCATGGAAATCCGTGGAGCTGCAGGTGGTGAAGAAGCTGCATTGTTCGCAGCGAATCTTTACCGTTTGTACAGCCGTTTCGCCGAGATGAAGGGCTGGAAGACGGAAGTAATCGAACTGCATGAAGCGGATATGGGCGGTTATAAGGAAATCATCTTCATGATCAACGGGAGAGGTGCATTCTCGAACCTGAAATATGAAAATGGTGCACACCGTGTACAACGTGTTCCTGAAACGGAATCTGGCGGGCGTATCCATACGTCGACAGCAACGGTTGCTGTACTTCCTGAAGCGGAAGAGGTCGAAGTCGATATCCATGAAAAAGATATCCGCGTCGATACATTCGCATCCAGTGGACCTGGGGGACAGAGTGTAAATACGACGATGTCTGCTGTCCGTTTGACGCACGAACCAACTGGCACAGTCGTCTCTTGTCAGGATGAGAAATCCCAGATCAAGAACAAAGAGAAAGCGATGAAAGTGTTGCGCGCACGTATTTATGAAAATGTCAGGCGGGAAGAGCAAGCGAAGTACGATGAAACTCGTAAGTCAGCTGTAGGTACGGGCGACCGTTCGGAACGTATCCGCACGTACAACTATCCGCAGAACCGTGTGACCGACCACCGCATCGGCCTTACAATCAACAAACTCGACCAGATCATGGAAGGGAAGCTCGAAGAATTCATCGATGCTCTTTTCCTTGAAGAACAAACGAAACGCTTAGAGGAAATCAGCGAATAA
- the prmC gene encoding peptide chain release factor N(5)-glutamine methyltransferase yields MIDVRKWASSFLEKNGRESRVADLMLMHLLQVEWSEFLMMQQDELSEDVYRQLQLWVEEHAATGKPLEHFTNEAEFYGRKFYVDKHVLIPRPETEELVVEVIEQLRDRTDDLVIADLGTGSGVIALTLKAELREAEVYATDFSENALRVARKNANLLGEDVHFYQGDFLQPLMINDVAPNVVVSNPPYIPESERVRLSETVLHDPGVALFADSDGLAAYEMIIGQVMQLGKRPELVVFEIGHDQGESVPALIRAIDREANVRVVKDINGKDRIVVWHVG; encoded by the coding sequence ATGATAGATGTCCGAAAGTGGGCATCTTCTTTTTTAGAAAAAAATGGGCGCGAGAGCCGTGTGGCGGACTTGATGTTGATGCATCTGCTCCAGGTCGAGTGGAGTGAGTTCTTGATGATGCAGCAAGACGAACTTTCTGAGGATGTCTATCGGCAACTGCAGCTTTGGGTAGAGGAACACGCTGCGACTGGGAAGCCTTTGGAACACTTTACGAATGAAGCGGAATTTTACGGTCGGAAGTTTTATGTAGATAAACACGTGCTGATTCCGCGGCCAGAGACTGAAGAGTTAGTTGTGGAAGTGATAGAACAGCTTCGTGATCGTACGGATGATTTAGTGATTGCTGATTTAGGCACAGGTAGTGGTGTGATTGCATTGACGCTGAAGGCTGAACTGAGGGAGGCCGAAGTGTACGCGACGGACTTTTCCGAAAATGCTCTACGTGTCGCTCGGAAGAACGCGAACCTGTTAGGTGAGGACGTCCATTTTTATCAAGGTGATTTTTTACAACCGTTGATGATTAATGATGTGGCGCCTAATGTGGTAGTCTCGAACCCACCTTATATCCCTGAAAGTGAGCGCGTGCGTTTGTCAGAAACTGTGTTGCATGACCCAGGTGTAGCGCTGTTCGCAGATTCGGATGGTCTCGCTGCCTATGAGATGATCATCGGCCAGGTCATGCAGCTCGGTAAGCGACCTGAATTAGTTGTTTTTGAAATTGGACATGATCAAGGCGAAAGTGTGCCAGCTTTGATTCGCGCTATTGATCGTGAGGCAAACGTGCGCGTAGTTAAAGATATTAATGGGAAAGACCGGATTGTCGTCTGGCACGTCGGGTGA